From a region of the Cucumis sativus cultivar 9930 chromosome 6, Cucumber_9930_V3, whole genome shotgun sequence genome:
- the LOC101217461 gene encoding NAC domain-containing protein 2, translating into MTTDLTQLPPGFRFHPTDEELVMHYLCRRCASQPIAVPIIAEIDLYKFDPWDLPELALHGEKEWYFFSPRERKYPNGSRPNRAAGSGYWKATGADKPIGHPKPVGIKKALVFYAGKAPRGEKTNWIMHEYRLADVDRSARNKNNLKLDDWVLCRIYNKKGVIEKRYQMAMNRNTKGLEEVEEEKPKIFISGGGDGGGDVLMPSATASVGDFVHFETSDSIPRLHTDSSGSEQVVSPEFTTGEVESERKWKEMENAFSYRYNYIDDSLLDHEFATQFQNGNQMSPLQDMFMYLQKPF; encoded by the exons ATGACAACCGACTTGACTCAGCTTCCCCCCGGTTTCCGCTTTCATCCAACCGACGAGGAGCTTGTTATGCACTATCTCTGCCGGAGATGCGCATCGCAGCCTATTGCCGTTCCCATCATTGCTGAGATCGATCTCTATAAATTCGATCCATGGGACCTTCCTG AACTGGCCTTACACGGAGAGAAAGAGTGGTATTTCTTCTCTCCAAGGGAGCGGAAATATCCAAACGGTTCACGACCCAACCGGGCGGCCGGTTCGGGTTACTGGAAGGCAACCGGAGCGGACAAGCCTATTGGGCATCCTAAACCGGTTGGAATCAAGAAGGCCTTGGTTTTCTACGCCGGGAAAGCTCCGAGAGGAGAGAAAACCAATTGGATTATGCATGAGTACCGGCTCGCCGATGTGGACCGGTCGGCTCGCAACAAGAACAATCTAAAG CTTGACGATTGGGTTCTGTGCCGGATTTACAACAAGAAAGGTGTAATAGAGAAGCGATATCAGATGGCAATGAATCGAAACACGAAGGGTTTGGAAGAGGTAGAAGAGGAGAAGCCGAAGATTTTCATCAGTGGAGGCGGCGACGGCGGCGGCGATGTGTTAATGCCGTCAGCAACGGCGTCGGTAGGTGATTTCGTACATTTCGAAACATCGGATTCAATACCGCGATTACACACAGATTCAAGCGGTTCGGAGCAGGTGGTGTCGCCGGAGTTCACGACGGGGGAAGTTGAAAGCGAGCgaaaatggaaggaaatgGAAAACGCTTTTAGTTATCGATACAATTACATAGATGACTCATTATTAGACCATGAATTTGCAACGCAGTTTCAGAACGGTAATCAGATGTCGCCGCTGCAGGATATGTTCATGTACCTGCAGAAGCCCTTTTGA